The Nymphaea colorata isolate Beijing-Zhang1983 chromosome 5, ASM883128v2, whole genome shotgun sequence DNA segment GTGCTTGCTGTGACCCACCTTCATTTATGGCTCTCAATCAATTTACGTATGAAAGTAAGGTAGGGGCGCTCGACAAGTCCAGCCAACCCAACTTGTTTGACTCGTGCTCACTTGGTTGGTTTAACTCGATTccaactcaactcgtttaacattaAATTAACACTAAAACTCTAGTTTGTAACCAAATCGAGTTCTCAACATAATTAAATTCGAGTTGTTTCACTTAAAAGCTAGGTGTGTTTGAAAAAAGAAGGAGAGAGCTTTTTCGCAGCTAGGTGTGCATAGGCAGTTGACTAATTTCCATTAaaaaatcggatcggattcagatataaataatatcttatcagattcaaatatggattcagatcagatttatttttaaacaaatatattgtatctaatgctcttacacTTTAAAAATcggtcaaattcagttcaaaattcagattcagatatgaatataaaaatcagattctgatCATATTAAGATTTTGAAATCGGATTTCATATTCGGATTCCGatataaattttctttgtttgtattagaattagaattcaaatatatgaataccTAAAAAGGTAGATAAGGTTAAAGGTATATCGGAAtcgaatatgatccattgacatccttatgGAGGAGCAGAGTCTATTGGAGATGTGCTCGATCAGAGAGAGTGGCAAATCAAGGTTTGTCAAGGGTGGCTGTACATCGAGAGAGGGcaagatagagggagagagatagagagagagaaattacttttcaaacacatcttcctcctccatagggatgtcaatggatagATTGACATTAGATATACCCTGAACATATCATCATTTAAAATAGGATTCAGATTAGATTCAAATGTAAAACAGAAAAACGGACTGTGATCGGATTCATGttatgaatttggatatggtagagactttttttttttttgcactcaaatttcaatttaaatcaAAACATATGAACTTCTAAAAGAGTGGGTACATttaagagtatatccaattcaaaCACCATCCATTTGACACCCGTAACTGCCCATCAGCCTATGGCAAAAAAGTTACACCTTAGGGGGCCTTTGATGGCCTCCGTTATGAGATCTGAAAGTGATTTGAGCTCATTGGGAACCTTAGATTCACAGATTTATCGTTGGACACCCCTCTGGTCctcaaatctgaaattttgatcATAAACTGAGGATCTAAAATCCTCATTTTCACATAGTGGCAACATCTGGTATTTGTTTATATTGCAGGTGTCACATAAAGAAGATTCTAGATCAgcttcagatttgaaatccaaacctatcaaacacacccttaagtTAATGGACATCCATCATTGTAATGTGTGTGAGATTGGAAGTGATCCGATGCTGTTTGGAGATTCTTTGAACATCCAATCAACGATGGAACGAATTTACAATTACGTTTGGAACACCATACTACGTACTGTATAGTTTGGCATCATACAAATTCAAGTTGATTGACTGTATGTACCAGTCTTTGTCCTAAAGTTATGTTCCGACCCATAACCTACACTTGCAAGAGACgcgccacaaaaaaaaaggtctttTCTGAGCGAAAACATCAACAGTAAAACCATTCCTGATGGTCTTACTGATGCAAAATCTCAAATAATGTCACGGAGGCCTTCACCATCGAAATAACAATGTGTCAGTAAAAACTGATTTTTACTCACGCACTCTAAATGTCAGGGAAATACTTAACAAACCGTCACCGAACTTGGGTTCTTATGTCATGCATCCACACCTTTCTAAATTCTTTACCGAAGGTTAACTGATACATTACAAACTAGTATAGAATAAAAGTTCCTCCAAACTAATTGTCGTTCCCAAAAGAGGGGAACGAAAAAACTAGGAGCCAGAGAGAGAGTTGTGTCGACTTTGATCAAAACTTGAGCGGCCCTTTGTTTTACATTGGAAGGTTGAGTGGCTttttatcaaataaataatACAATACAGATTGGCATCCCCGTTTCCACTAAATTAAATAAGCCAAGCACTGTGAGAAAAGTACACACCGCCTCATAAAACATGCATATGTGAATTTCAATTGTTCgcatcttcaaaattttggtttttggttttggagtgttccagaaaaataaggttttgttttgaaaataagagagaaagggactcgtccgtcggtacgaggatcaaccatCGTCTATCattaatgcatttcattttggcttaaacatcttgttctatatgcagtgtaatgtttgagaaaatattgaagatttcatGTTTAAAGACTTTGAGAAAGCTTTGAAAAGTGTTGATTTTGAGAAGTTCGTTAtaaatatttggaaaactttGGAGATTTatttttgaagtcactttagtgttctctcaACActtttaagtaggtttgagatctTGCTCTAATTTGGTCATCACTTAGTTAAAGTTTCATCtcctcttgcttaagttctttggaatGTTGCTTGCGATCACAAGTGGTGTTAAGTGAGTGTAATGCATGATTGTATTGATGCTGCATGATTAAAACATTTGTactacaacattcatctaaaaggcattcctaccaaatcatacatctaagatttttgttttgataattatcgtatataagaaggaaaagtttttcaaaatggATTCAGGTTGTAGAttatcaagcatgaatccaatattgggtcattacttgagttttggtatTAGTGAAGtcgataaatgaaaataatgttagaagaaaaatatgttcaaaggAAGGAAAAATATAGCCCTaatcaaaagagagagatggagaaagagaaagagaaaaatattttgaagatcAATAAAttagagattttaagagaggaagAGATACATACCTTTGtatgtattttatatgtaaatgcatacataaatatgtgtatatatgtatacacatatgtatgtgaaaactttaaaaaatgaagtattaacttaaatagagaggaaagagaagttCTTtcaagagagatagagagatagagagagatgcacatatacatgtacatattatCACACATACACGtgtatgaaagtttataaaagagAGCAttgattaaaagagaaagagagattttagagggaaagaaatagaggaatatatatatatatatatatatatatatatatatatatatatatatatataagaaatttggacgagaagacatttaacttgatgaaataaataaaagattctagagagaggaAGTGGAACACATGTATATGTGAAAAGCTGTAAAATAGAATGTAGAAACGTAGAGAgggaagaatgaagaaaatcatcacgtacaaacatatgtatataacatatgtatacatgtatgtcttcatgaaattaaaaataacttaaaacattcgacttcaagtttgatgtaggctagaggggagcttggactcatgcaagagtctaagctaagtctccaaagccaaaTTAGAAAgggttcttttgaaaatattttggaaaacatgattataaacataaaacatagttatttcattgactgcaagggaatatgtttcttccaccattgggtatggaagaaactcaaactACACGATAAGATGCTCATTATGGTTCCTAATAGGATGATTAAAAGTAAGCTAACACGAAAtaacatgcaaatgcatattaacatatacatattcgtgagggttttctccgggttggacaaatctcaacctcaaaaattaatataaaaataaaaaaagtcttAAACCACAATTTCAttctcaccatacattcacatataaatagaaaaccaagcaactatgcatggataatatcatGGAACGaagcaatattcaaggaaaaagatggagtatgattcaaccataaaatgaaatatcacatcattttttcatgctccTGATGCGCTCgagcatagcttcttgactctaaaataaagatcgaaagctatctcatatggccatggggagatgaagaaaagatgaaataaagtaacaagaacaagactatattcaagaaaagaaaaagcatgatttaatcataaaataaaatattacttTACCTTCTCATTCTTCCGGTGCACTTAAGAATAGTCCACTGACTCTAAAATGAAGATTTTAGGGTTATTTtgtatggccatggggaaatgaatAAGGGAAGAAAATAACAGAAGcaaaacaagactatattcaagaaatggGATGACATGATTCaagcataaaacaaaatatcaCTTCAcattctcatgctcccggtgcatttaaAAGTAGCCCATTGACTctaaaaatagagattttagggttatcttgtatggccatggagagatgaaggaGGGAAGATGCAAAAGAACAATAACgagaatacattttttaatgacttaaaaataaaattatcatgtcatcttctcatgctcccggtgcactcagcATAACTTCTTGACTTTATAAAGAGATTTGAAgactatcttatatggccatggggagatgaagaagagagaaaaataagaaaagcaaagcaagattatattcatgaaatgaaataacatgtttAAAGCATAAATTGAAAGATCACATCATCTTCTCATACTTCtagtgcactcaagaatagcttcttgactttaaaatagagatttgattGCTATCTTATACAACCATGGGGAgattaagaaaagagaaataaggaaacaacaacaagactacattcaagaaaaaaaaaagaacatgatttaatcataaaatgaaaaattacttCACATTCTCATGCTCCTAGTGCACTTAAGAATAGCTCATTGActttaaaataaagattttaggGTTATCTTATATGGTCAtagaaagatgaagaagagaaaaaacaaaagaaagaaaggagatggatgatgattacatacttCTAGTGGgaatgatttttgaaaaaaagaacacCTTAGCTTGAAATGATCGTAgatcccctttgagtgaagctgcaagatgatgaagatgatgtcTCCAAGAGAATTGTATCTTGATGAAGCTTGcttcaagttggagaagaatagagaaatagaaggaagaagagagagagggagagagagagttaaggAAAAAACTCTAAGTTTTCAAATTAGAATACATTAGAGATTCTTCAAGAGCTACTAGTTCAAGAGAGAGggttgtgggggtatttataggaagttttggagccaaaactcaaaatttaaatttttttgaatttcacaatattttcatctgaatttcaaataattttgaattattttcaatttttttgaaaaagaaataggtTTTAACTTAATATAATTGGCCATTATGGCTGCAAATCACTTTTTGAGGTGTAGGCAGTGCTAATGCCCACCTAAAATGGTCAAAAATGCCTCTAATggatcattttttgaaaaaaatggggCTTGCGCAATAGGCAAGCCCCGGCCGCACATGCAAAAGGTCGCTGTCGCGACCACGCAGTCAGGCGACGCAGGCACGCCGTGCGACCACGCAGTCAAGTGATGTGCGCTGGCACGCAACTGTGCATCGGGCGACCGCGTGTcgcagccccccccccccccccccccggcactttttaattaaataaaatttaataaaatctaataaaataaaataaaaatattgtttaaacattcattttttgtttaaaatatgtaaaagaaaagttctttgttaaaaatgggcggtcgactccattttgagtgacTTCGGACTCgctccaaattcaattttggttTAATCGGTTAACGACTCATTCGAGCGTGCGACTTAGGTTTAAAAACGTGTTTTGGCATGAGTTCTTAAAATAAAGGGAGAGTCCGTGTGCATGCGaggctcaaattttgtcgtttaaAACTTGagtcaaattttgggtttgaaacgCTTCATTTGGATCCAAGCTGTGGCTTTTGactaatttaaatccaaaaaattgggttttggatctgagaattggattttggatttgaaacttAGGCCTAAGTTTGGGTTTTGTTCTTAGATAAAATAAGGTagtcttttggaaaaattaGGGGTGATTACACAATCTTTCCAACCATGAAATTGATGGGTGCTTTATTTTCATAGAAGGATCCAACATCCCCATCTTCAGATGACGATGAGAGTGCCATCAGAGCAACCACTACAGACCTCATGGGTGGCCTGTCCTGAGGACTTTCTTGAGTACACAACTTACCAAGCTCAGCCATCTGATAAATGATGCATCTGATACTGCatgaaggaggaagaaagaagggagtagcagaaagaaagaaacagcaAAGACCTTGTAAACAGAATCAATGGTGTTACTGTCACCCAGCCTGGGATCAACCAGTTTTTTAAGGTTCTCCTGGGGATTTGCCTCAGCAAAGGCATTATCAAACTGCCATTTCAAGAAATAAAGATCATTTACTTTCATAAAGTGGGCAAACAGGCTCTTGAAATATTTGAAACTAACAAGAAGCAATTGGGAAAAGGATGTCACCGACTCACCATAGCAACAAGGCCCTTAGTTTCAGTTGTAGATGCACCAGTCCTTAATACAGTTTCCTGGGCAGAAATAAGTTCATAGAGAACAACCCCAAAGGCATTTACATCAATTTTCGTTGAAACATCTCCAAAACGAGCATATCTAATTTGATACATCCAAGAATGAGGTTAGTAAAATCACCGGAATGTTATACccaaaaaatgaagggaaagCATTCTCTCAATATGTTGCAGTATGGTTGTgatcagtggcagagccaacatttttttttgaaaggcgCATTGTTACGTTagattttaaacttttaagggCACCCATATGTAAAAGCTGGATGTCCAAATGGTAAAAGGTCCACAAGAGGGTATGCGTAAATTACGGCTCTAATCTGATTTCACGgagttcaaagaaacaaaatactgTATCCAGGTCTGGTACTGGAGCAGAATACATAACTCTAGCAATTGCAACTACAGAGACTACTTGAATAGTAGCATTACTAAGAGAATTGGGTAATCAAACTCCAACTCTATGGTGTGATAAGGATGGTTCAACACATGGTGCTTCTCATCCTATCTTTCACAAAAGAAGcaaacatattgaaattgataTACATTTCATGCAAGATAAGATTGCTAAGAAAGAGTTACAAATTCATATATATCAACTGATGATAAGTGGCAGATGTTCTAATAGACCTCTATCGACTAAAAAACATCAATACTTTATTAGTAAGCTCAAAGTCCAAGCCTAAAATGACCTTGAGGGAGGCCATCAAAGAAAAGGCTGACACCAAGCAGAATattgagaaggaagaaaaagacgTTGGAACAAATAAAGTAATTCTTATAGCCGTTGGAGCAAGGTTACAATGCAAGACAAGAATGCCTTTACAGAGACGCCAACACATAAAGGGATTGCGTTGGAACCACCAACGTCTTAAGACTAACGCAATTGACTTCCTTGCTTTTAAGCATTGTGAATCTGAGGGCAATCCAGCCTTatctacaaattatatatatagtgggaacctataaaaaaacaagttataaaaaataattaatgatcAAGAGAGGAAAGTGAATGTAGGCTAACACCGAACtctgtaaaaaaaatttattctcttttctctctctctctctctctctctctctcttttcttccgggtttttttttcttcatattcagCAGGTTTGATTAAGTTTCAAGGATTAAATGTAACAGTAATTCTACGTCAGCATTACACCAACTTTCTTTAGAAACTTCTATCTTTAAACAACAAAGCGATGCAACGACCATCAATGCAGGCCTAGTGACTCCCAATACTGATGCCAATTTGCCaaaaaaactcatttatttGCTTGTTGACCAATGAGCAACCTCAAAAAATAGCGATGGGCAAGGTGGTGTGATGATTcgatatttaaagtgtttcatCAATCTGgtagcaatttttttaatgtatatatacacacactatatatatatatatatatatatattcaaacagTGATATCCTATTAGTGCTGCCGAAGAGACccttaagggcccgtttgatgggagggtgaaatttaacgcgataaatttatcatggtaaatttttctagaaaaatttacaggatgaaatttcttcttcttccaatcTGAAgtcttgtttgatgcacaagaagaatttattgtggtaaatttaaccttgtttgatgcacaaaaaaaattaaacatggtaaatttaacttTGTTTGatgtacatgaaaaatttaacgtggtaaatattttttttttgtatcttatCATCTCCAAATTTAGTTGCCTCTGCCCTTGCCTCTTCATCTATGATTTCTTTTCCAAAAGATGGCCAACTCTTGTGATGTATCGAATTTTCGGCCTTTACCAATCATTTGGATCCCAAAAAGATCATTTCCAATGTCATAGCTAACTTGTTGAAGCAGCTCATGCCACCTGGTGTAATCTTcctagcttctttttttttttatttaattcctCACTGCTGCCTGCACTGTTAATTCATTTTTGCTTCCGAATTAGCTCATTCTTTGGCTTCTTACAGCTACCCACTTTGGTTTTTAGGTCGATTCAAGAAGATATAACAGCATGATTAACATCATGGAGTTCTCCATGAAAACCATAAGGACCATCTGTTatcattctttttaaaaaaggcCTATAATGACCGACAATCTACTCATTTTATTCAACCGTAACCACCACTGTGGTGCATCATCCGGACTCGAGAAGGTTTGACAACTTCAACCTTGAACCATGCAATAAAACACTCGTTATacattttatttataatttggTTAAAGTATAAAGGTAACAAAGCCAGAAAATTCCCGACCTTTCAAGGGATGCCGCTTGCTCAACATTTTCTTTACAGTTTGGCTACGATATACTCATCTCTACATACTGTAAAATTTTTACATGCACCTCAAGATGACTTGAGCATCAATATCTGCAATTACTAATCCTAAGAATCGGCATGACCACCGCCATTTACTTGAATTACAGTTAAGGGATTACAAGATATACACAACAAGAAGATTATTAAGCTGGCCTACCATTTATACAATTAACCTCAGCATCTATTGCCTCTCATTTTCAATCTACCAAAAAGACAAATGAAGATGGGAAGGAGAACAAAACAATCATGGACTGGTTTTCAATTACGCCAGCCATGTTAGCTGTACAAGGTCTCTTGATCCTCTGTTTTCAAGGTGCTttggaagtagatgcccccatGCGCCTCTCTGTTACATACAGAATGAACGTCAGCAACTGCTAAAAGAAAAGAGCATAACTGTTAAGGGTGTTTTGCAACTTTTTCTACCTCCATTAGCTATGAGCTTCTCCACACGAGCAACAATGTGCTTTCCATAAGTATATCTCTTCAGAGCATTCAAGTGCACCTTGATCCGTGACAGAATGAATTCACGTTGTTGGTCATCACAAGTATCGATTGCCTTTTGCACAACATAGTTTGCAAACTGATCTTTCATCATAGCCTGTTCAAGTAACCAACATCAGGCACAAAATATAGAACACATATACAAATGGTGACAACTATGTCAAAGGTCTGACCAGTGTCAGCATCCCATTCAAATTCCACATTTCTCATATGTTTGCCAGTACATGGTGAAATTGTGTATCCATCATGTATAAAGCTTCTCCATTGATCTAAAGAAAGCAACATACTGCACTCAATAGACACAACAGTGCATCggtttttatgaaattattgTTCATTTCAGCTTATAGATTAAGTAACAGCTGAAAATTGGCTGTTTATGCATGTAATAAACAAGACACTGGTGCAGCACCTGAACAACAGGACAACCATAAGGATGTGTGGACAATGTCATGACCTGCCCATAGAAGGCTGAGATAATAAACTGGATCCTTTCTTGTGGGTTTCTTGTGGGACACACTCAATACATTTTTGAATAACATGGTTGCCATTCTGATCTCGCACACATTGCATTATATGGCCGTCTAGTTCTAAAACCATTCTACCCACCTCTAAAGCCTGAAAGttccaaataaaaaagagaacaaaattaCACAATTTCTATACCACAAACTATCTGTCCAAATGTGAGTGCATAATGCTAAATAAATTGACAAACACTTACAAATAATTAGTGCAATTCAACTACTCCTTATAAGGATACAGTTATTATGCAAACCCTTAAAAGGAATCAGACCCAACTCCAACTAATCTACATTTTATAGTTACAAAGTCAGTACATATGAGAAAATAACCCAGAAAACCCAAATAAGAGTTAGCAGGTCTTCTCAAATTGCAGCTCGTAAGAGAGTAATGAGTTGCCAATGTGACATCTGTCTATAGAGTGCCCAAAGTTTGTATGTGGAATAACACTACTTCTAGAATTAGCATTTAGAGGGAGAGACTACAAGTATGAATTGCATGGGCGTCATTCAAAGATTCTTTACAAGTCAAATGCCTTGAGGAGAACCCTATTGCCTattgcaaaatgcaaaaaagCCAGAATATACCACCGATACATTCATAGATCAGAAGCACGAATCTACCAAACagcaaaatgcaaaaaaagttaCAATTGCAAAGCAGTAATAACTGACGatcagaaaaaatatttgaagtttgaagacaGAAAATCACGTTTTTCGCATCAAGTGTTCATGTTCATGCAGAAAAAACATCAGGCCTACAAAGAGGGATGCAGAGACAGGGCAGCAAATCAAACGCCCAAATGTCTGTCCGAGGAGAAGCCAGAGAGATATTGATGAGAGACTCACGGGGCAGTAACAGAGGGGATGGAGCGGCAACTGTGGCAGTAGCAGATGATGCCTTGTCTCCGCGTCTCTCTTCTCTGCCAGTGAGAAGCCAGAGAAAGCGTACCGGCGGAGGAGAGGAGAGGCGACGGCGCAGCGGCGACGGTGAGTAGGCCTTTGGTGCGACGGAGAGAAGGCAGAAGGGAGGAGTAGCTGCGGAGGGAAGTCGAGCGGGGTGAAATGAGCGCACACAACAATAAACTcgagcaggtgaaatttcacctgctcggggtgaaatttcacctagTTTCATGGGTTTTCAAATTGGGCGGATGAAATTTCAGCTGTCCGTACAGATTTCTCCTTTCCCCACAACATTTCACCAGGGCTTTCAATAACGGGGTTCGATTCAATATGACCTCCAAGGCCTTGACATACATTATGAGCAGCACATTTTAACatcattcaaaatcaaaatttactGTAATGCGCAAATGGATCAAAACCTAAACAACATCCCCAAGTAGTAGCCTCAGTAAAACTCAAAGGAGGTGTTTGATTATAAGCAGTTTCAAATCCATATATCTGATGCGAAAATGACATGACATGCTTTTTCGCTGATGTGAcaaaaaaatccatgaaaatatCCACTGTTCAGCAAACTAAAGATCTTAGGATACACCTAAAGTCCACACTTCAATCCTTAACTTAAAGAAAGTTGGATTTAAAATTAGAGGGAGAAGGACTGTTATTATCTCAAACACTAAAGATCttaaatttaaatatgaagctATCAACCTCCCCCaaaggaaaggggaaaaaaaaaggaagaaaaacaaacaaacggATACTGGTAGACAAAAATGATcgaccaaagaaaaaaaaaacaaaaaaacaaaaaaacaaaaaaacaaacaaaaaaacaaacagacAAACGGATACTGGTAGACAAAAAACGTGATCTGACTCCTCAAGCCCTTCCTCTCACCATCTCCACCAACGCATTTATATTCCTGGTAGAACTCCCGTCTTCGCCCACCGCCTCACACATTAGCCTCTTCCAATGGTGGCCCGCCTTCTCCCTCAATGCCTTCCCCACCTGCTCGCTCAACACGAGCCGGATTGCCTCCTCAACGGACTCCCTGGTGAAAGTCCCATCCCTCACAGTGACCCCCACACCCCAACACGAGATATCAACCAAACGGGAGTTTATAGGGTGGTCGCCAAAGACCGGCCGGCATATCACCGGCACACCTCCAGCGATGGCCTCAAGGATGGAGTTCCATCCGCCATGGCATATGCACACTGCGAGGGAAGCATGGGGAAGGACGGCCAGCTGCGGTGCCCATGGAACCATGAGCCCACGTCCCTTGACTCTGTCCACGAAACCAGCAGGTAAGTCGGCTTGCCTCTCAGGCTTCAGGGACCATAAGAACGGAGCGCCGGATGACTCGAGGCCCTCTGCCAATGCCGCGATCTCGTGCTTCGGTATGCGTAAGTCTGCGACGGAGCCGAAACAGACGTACACGACGGAGTTGGGCAGGTGGGAATCAAGGAAGGAAATGCATCCGTGGTCGTCGGCGGCAGGGGAAGATGCCGGCGGCGGCGGTGACAGGAGGAACAACGGAGCGATGGTGAGACAGGCATTTAGTTTGGTTCGGAGGTCCGTGAGAGAGAAGGGCTCGAGCGACTCAAATGTGTTGGTAAGTACGGCGGCCGCCCGTGGAATCGCCTTGGCCATGTTGTGGAGTAGAACGGAGAAGACGGAGTCGAGGCGGCCGGAGACGATGCACTCCTGCAGGTCCTGGAGCCTCAGGAAGGGGAGGCTCGGGATGCAATCGACGGGAATATCTCTGTTCTCAGGCGTCAGTGCTGTCTCATTTGCAGACCAGTAATTAGTCCAGAGATTCAACCCTAGTTAAAacaaagttgaaagaaaaagaaggatgcGTCTCACCATCCAAACGAAAAGgatggatttgaattcaaaatcaaaagcaTTGATTACAAAATGGATGATGGAGTCACGAACATTTTTGAATTAGTGGggacttgtgtgggcagttgccgaCATAGACCCgtatgatttattttatttgcatattagtTCATAAACATGAATTAGTTTAATACACAGCGGTGGTCCTTAAATTTAAGATTTCTTACATTAGTCTCTCTTAACTGAGAACTATAAAAATGTCTCCTTAACAACTTAATTAGTGTGCTGCACGAAACATTCTTTTAGGGCCTTCCCTTTTGCCATGGTAGCAAAATAGGGTTTATATTTCTGCATGGTTTGAAACGGgtgattgattttcatgcatatatatttgtGCATGCAATAACTATGCACCAAAGGGAGGAGGGGTGTTTTTTGAAACTTTGCATAAAATAAGTGGACATTATAGACGTATTAGCTTTTTAAAATCCtattttacccttttaaaaagctttttttcattttagcagGAATATTTTGATCATTGCACACCATGTACATATTTTTTAGTGGGGCAAACTTGCTCTTCCAATTAGTAGTCTACCTAGTACCTAGTCGGTTAGGATCATCTATTTAGGTCACGATTAGGGGTTGGTTGAGCCACTTAGGATCGCCAATTAATTACATATTCTTTTGTATCATGTATAACTGAATactaaaatttgttatttttataaaatattacaaactTTACTAagtgtatataaatatttat contains these protein-coding regions:
- the LOC116254445 gene encoding anthocyanidin 3-O-glucosyltransferase 7-like, producing the protein METGKRGEKPHVALLAFPFGSHATPLLTLGRHLAGLAGDVKFSFFTTAASLKPISSLVSACSGNPNMVFCTIPDGLPEDFAFSPERPQEGIEHFLRSAPHDLRRALAGMQPPLSCVLADAVLVFAQDLADEAGVPLISFWTSAASSLITHINTDRLREKFGVVQALTPENRDIPVDCIPSLPFLRLQDLQECIVSGRLDSVFSVLLHNMAKAIPRAAAVLTNTFESLEPFSLTDLRTKLNACLTIAPLFLLSPPPPASSPAADDHGCISFLDSHLPNSVVYVCFGSVADLRIPKHEIAALAEGLESSGAPFLWSLKPERQADLPAGFVDRVKGRGLMVPWAPQLAVLPHASLAVCICHGGWNSILEAIAGGVPVICRPVFGDHPINSRLVDISCWGVGVTVRDGTFTRESVEEAIRLVLSEQVGKALREKAGHHWKRLMCEAVGEDGSSTRNINALVEMVRGRA